TTATTTTCTATGACATTAAGTAACacacattatatatatttttttactatttaaaatttttaatgtgcatattttaaaaaagcgAATATATTCgatatgatatataatcACCGAAGTATATTCTCTATTTATGATTGTTTTATGttgatattattatttgtttctcCTATTTCCCcctttatttaatttggaTTAAACTTTTAATCTGGTTGTGCTCCTTCATTACCGTTGATATCATAATACactgcatatatataatatataggcATATTACCATCCTCAAAccatttttgataattattataaaaaaaaaataacatttttaaatttttagttTCATATTCGTGTTCTATGATTAATTTTAACTAATATACTTTCCATTTTAagacatattttattgatatttttttaaatggaGGAATCAAGTTGCATTCCAGCctataaaaacataaatccCCACGAGTTGTACAGACAACAAGAAGACTATGCATTTgttaatgatataatagccaaaccatttttttatgaccCGCATTTTAAGCAAGAGCCTATGGGGCCTTATATTAAGGAATATTATCAGAGTTATAAATCCAATACGACTATGAAGAATTCTGTATATTCACCCCTTATTATGTCacaacaaaaattaaataggCAATGTAATCCATTTGTATCGTACCCCTATGGTGTTCCCGTGGATGTAGAATATGAAATATGTTCCAAAtgtaaatgtaaaaaaagtaatcgaagtaaaaaagatgaaaataacaaaGACCAAAACAAGCAAGCGGAAAAGAAAAGTTTCGAAAATAATTCCATACTTTCAGTTTCAAATTCATGCGATGAAAACATTACCAATACTcatacatattttgataaagaTTCTTGTTTCGATACATTTGATGAAATATctattacaaaattttcaatGGAAAGCGATGACATGATACCacttgaaaataataaccaTGGAATATCGCTCTCAAATAACTTGGAAACAATATATTCGGGGGATTATAAAGAAATCGAAGgccataaaaaaattctagATATATATGACGAAAGTGCTGCCAAAAAAAGTGACAGCCTATTTGAAGTTTGGGATAATGACCACAAATTGAAGTATTATCCCGGTAGTAATGAAAATGCTTATACACTCCCAAAGGAAGAAATCGAAATAAATTCCAGGAACGAAATTCTAAAGTCTAACAATCTTAATTTCAATAGTAATGAGAACAATAGATATAGcccaaatgaaaaatatgttagCAAAGACAACTTCGATTTGGAAAGGTATTCTTTTCCATATACAccagaaaaaagaaatgcaaaaaaacaaaatgatactcaaaaaaatagaaatgaaaaaagcaTAGACAAGCATAATGATAGTGAGAAAAGGCATCAAATTAATgacgaaaaaataaagaataaaaaaagcaaagaatgtgaaataataaaaaaaaatcggGACACTATAGATGATTATAcgaatgaaaatattagtTCAGAACAAATGACGACATCAAATGCTAAAGAAACAagtaaaatgaataatttaaagCAGAGAGGAAACCCAAAATACTCTACAAAACAGGTCAAAATATGTGAAGAtgaaaacattttaaataaatacagtGTTATGaatagtttaaaaaaaagccCAATAccaaaagaaaatttaaaagaaaaacgccaaacacaaaaaaattcacaTGATATtcaagaaaatgaaataaatcaaaatgtGGAATATTATGGTAGAGTTTGTAGATCTAATAATCATAAGCATGAACCCCCTAAAAAAGGTGTcataacaataaaaaagggTAAAGTAGGACACCATAACAATGAGGCATCTTTGgagaatgaaaataataataaaaattttcatacttcgtcaaaaaaaatgccaATGAAACATAGAAAATCttttattgaaaaagaTGGTAgtacaataaaaaagaaaagcgATAAAAAAGAACTTAATCATGGAAGATCAAAATTAGCTATAACTAGAACCAAATCACTTAAAGTAAGAAGGGGTGGTACTATAAGTTTTCCACCAAAAAAttctaatttatttcaaagaaaaaaaagcattTTGAGTAAACAAAAATCCATGGTTGAAACaccatttaaaaaacaaaacacTACGTcgttaaaaagaaaaaaaacattatcCAAATTAAATCCTGCAAAGCAACCATACAAAATTTtcttaaacaaaaaaaaagttatatacACACAAAAAAGTCTTCATGGATTAgataataagaaaaataaaaatatacaaccCAATTCTAAAAAAACTCTTTCAAGGTCAAAAACAAAGGTTTATGTTGATAATGATAcgaaaattttcaaaaaagtTGACGTTAAAATGGTTTCAAAGAATATATTCAATCCAAACGTATCTACAGAAAGTTACAATCATAGTGGAAcggataataaaaaacgagACAGTATTGCTTCTCAAAATACATTGAATGATCAATTAGACAATAGTTTGAATATGGATGATACTATATCGTCAAAAAATAGAGGAGAAAATGtgattgtaaaaaaaaaaatagataacTCTAACGCAAGCAAGATGACTAATATCTCTGTGAGAAATAAGCTAGACACTAGTTCCATTAGAAATAAAGtcaagaataaaaaaaaagaattatttgACAACATTATATCTTTAACTAAAAACATGAAAGACCAGccattaaaaaagaaatacaaCGATCAAATTGATCCAAGGAATTTGCTATCCTTGGAATCTAACAATAGTTCCGatacacatttttaagaatttgaattaaatgctatatattataatttctcGTTGAGGTATTGGATGTGGGAAAACTAATGTGGGAGTAAAAacgaaatgaaaatgacCATATGAAATAGCTTATATGCTagcattttcttttacttttttcatgctcaatattatttatatttattttttagtgtgcatcatttttttaattttcctGTTTGTTGTTTTATGCATTTTCCGATAtcaaacatatataatcaggttaacattattttaatttatttttcttttccttTCTATTTACTCGTTTTAATGGATGCACTTGAAATGTACtggaagaaaaaaacaagtgCATGCAATAAGCGCATAAGATGAATGCAATGCCCATCGTATAACATTATGTGAGTCCACATAAGTCATGGAGCTAGATCGCTATAAATGTCTAgctaaaattttatatactttataatttatgcatattcgCAACTATTGATAAGACAGAgttaaaacaataatatatttatttaatattaatattaaatagtcaaaaaatattggatataaaatataaaaattgtcaaTCAAAGGTTcgataatattaaaaaaaaaaagcgtgtatgtaaatatacatattctTGAGGAAAGGCAAATAAACTCAATTATtaaacatttatatttctttttcttattttccatttgaataataattatattttttttaaacaaaataacaaataatatacaacaaattaaaaagaaaaaacggGCCATCAggtttacatatatatgccaAATTGTTCTATAATACGTGTATGGTCCACGTCATATAATgctacaaaaaaaatgataacatATGAAACtgtgatatatttaatagtaCAAATAggggaaaatatataggtTTTAAAAAACGATATATCCgcttattattatcattattttattaataattatttctttgTAACACGCTTAGTAATACGCGCATGTATCGATTTttgtgaattttttttaatgaagatttaaaaatatatatgcgtaTGAATTTTGCTTGCGTACAAACTagtatacaatttttggTTCTCCTTTCCATAAATAAGGAACATACTTGTACACGTAAAGCATGGGCATATGAAGAATATCTATATGTGTTTGAAAAGATTATTTAGATAATCCATAGTAACTAAAGTAATCATAGCATGTGGGGCTATACGAACATAATAGGTACCATAACtagcataaaaaattgaaatacctccttttttatataatttataagaaCAATcaagcatatttttatagggCATTTGATTAGTAACTGGATCaactttcattttttgcataCAAGTTTTAACAAAATCAAAAGGTAAACTCAGTGTAACAGCAAAAAAACCACTGATCACACTAGCCACtaaatttgttttcatACCAACTCCTAAATAATACTCTAAATATTCTTTTGATTGATCATATGTTGATAACATACCCAAGTTTAATGACATAGCTCTAGCAATAGTTGGAACAGATCCTTTccataatgaaaatattcctTCCTCTTTTGTTATTCTATATATAGCATTAAATACACCAGTATAGtttctttttaattcttttgGTAATGTATTATCAGCTTGAAGTCTAATTAATGATAAGTCCGCTGGGTTTCCTAAAAATGCCCCTATTCCTCCAGCTGCTAATGCAcaaacacattttttataaaagggCAATGGCTCTCcttcattttttactatATCTGAAAAGGTACGAAATAAACCTAACCTTCctgttgtatatattacttGTCTAGTTAAACCAGCATCCAATcctttatataatgataacACACCTTCatcttttataatattttttgttatagtAAATGGATTCTTTATTGCATTTTTTCCTTCTGCATTTAATTGAATTCTTACTTTTACCATATCAAGGGGTTGGATACAAAAAGTTGCAAACATTCCACTCATACCCCCAATACCAAATGGCTTTATTTTACTAAGAATGCTtttctcattttttatattatttatttttttcacatcAGGACTAGAGCTAGATTCAAGATCATATGCCGCTATAtcattattcatttttttttatatatgccaaagttcaaaaaatagatattcttttataaattattattattttttaataattttttttgcttattatatatattctcaATTCTTATTAAGTTATGatgcttttttttcttctcaCTTTTCAATAAGCCCctttgaatatttattataatcataaattttggaaaatatatgcatatttccTATAgctaatattattacaaaataatgtataGCAGCATATGTAAGTACACTTATATTACATACATTATTAATGGGATGGTACAACTAAATAAGGgtgtattttataaaatattcataaaaatggaaatagttggaaaaaataatatacatgcatataaagtaagaaaaaaataaaaataataaaattttttcatattttattcaattcgtaaattaattaataaataaaatgaaactCGTTGTAATGTACACTAACTATAATATCTTATGCTCATATGGATGGATAGCTCGCCTTGCTTTCTTTTCTCATTGCCCTTTTCTCATTacccttttttaattccctttcaatataaaatacacacaaaattaaaaataaaattttgatattttcacggaattattattataaataagtaaaaaaaattcaatagttaaatatgataaataagttatgtattatacatatgtacGCACCTATGCTTATATTACATTTATGGCTATCCACATAAAGTACATatccaaattttttaaaaaaaatgataagtTCTTACATAGGtatatattcttaaatATTTCTCCAGTATAAGTGTTGCCATtaatttaacaaaaaaaaaataaaaaaaaaaaataaaaaaaaaataaaataaataagtgCGCTCAGAATGCAAAATTTGTAAGCACATAATTGggaatatatacaatgataagacaaacaaataattatattgtcACTTAATTGAAGGAagtttgtaaaaaaaaaatttttaattcccATTTATAAAGCGTACAGAATTTATTTGCTACTCTATATATACACTAATTAACGAGTAACATAAAAACATCTTTTATGCTTGTAAGTAAAATTGTTGCACCAAAAATTGAagacaaatataaatatttcatttttccatattctttaaaattgggatataatattaagcCAACAattgatgataaaataatttgtccctttgttatatttctaaataaattataaagcTTATAggaaaatgtttttttagtattatAAAACCAGTTCACATTAATAGgttgaaaatatatgggtattttttcaaaatttaaaatctCAATATCTTTATAAATGTTTGATAGAAATGTTATATCCTTTTTATCTTGTGAATAGTTactcaaattttttatttcattaatagGAGCATAAGAATTTGCAGAATAATCTAACAAAAATGCATCatacatattaatttttgaatccctaacaaattttaaaaaacttcctgtcatattttttcttaatatatatacaggttgaataaataattgcCCCTCTGAGCTTTCACTTCCTAATTTGGAAGTATAATGGGTATGTgaactatttatatttttatatacttgttttaaataatttatattgtcTTCACTATTTATCTGATCCATTATAATAGCATAACAATATGTGTGTCTAGCTCCAGAAGTTGAACAAACTGAATCAACATTTATAGAATTGATTTCAACGATACTATTTTGTAATGCATCAGCATATACATGTTTAATATTAGTTGACGATATACGTCTAATTGCTTTTACTTTACTGTTACTACTTActagtaaaaaataatcgaTCTTCTCATTTTCTGCTATATattcttccttttttatacttaatttttttaaagaatttataatttcttGTTTTAATGCAtcatttgatatattttttatttcatcatattttattgaataagtattatatatattattaaattcaaAAGCTATGTGTTTTACGGGTAAGCTctgttttgttttattcGTTAGCAAAATAaccatattatttttatctatataAGTACTGGTTATAGCGGGATTATTTCCTTTCGCTTTTATTTCTACAAAGTTTTTACGATAATCATATGCTCTGTTAAGTGCTTTCAAATTGTGTATATGATTTGGATAATAGTTAGTTATAAAGTTTTGAAAATCTTTAATATtagcattatatatatttgaataaatttGATAAGTTCCATCAggtgataaaatataaatggttggatatattttaacatTAAACGGgactttattatttattaattttttatcagtCAATGCATTTATTCTAccaaatgatatataatcATGATATTTATCATAAGCCTCTTCccatatttttgaaaaaccTAATGATAAACTATCCGTATCTGAATAAACTTGTATTATCCAATATTTATTGGAATTTTCAACTAAATCGGTATAATTTTTCCAATGTAAATTTATACTATTGGAttcaattaattttaaaacttttCCTCTTGAATTATCATAAGCTTCTTTTAATCGAGAGTCAGACAAAGTTTTATAAGCTTTTGTTATATCTCGAAATTTCTGATCACAAtctttacaatttttattactatcagggtgatatatttttgataaatcacgataacttttttttattttttgtatactATCACCTTTCttacattttaatatttcataataatcAAAACTATCTCCTTCCTCTAAATACGATTCAATTGAATATTTCTCTTCCAAGTATTTAAAAGATATTAACACAAagaatgataatataatacttatcaaaataatattatcacgcataaattttaatttgttcttATATATGTCGGtagcattattatttcctttCCCTTTATTCCCTTTACCACCCAAATTCTCAATGTTTTCACTTGACCCTTGAGGTGATACACTTTCATTTACTGATTTacgtttcattttttatcaccTGTTCAATATTCACGCATAAATAggtatatgtatatgtattgGCTTATGAACTTGGCCTATTAAATAAGTACGTGTGTGTGTGTGCAATTAAGTCAACTGGTAAACAGCGAAAATTGTCAAAGAGCTAATCTGCTTATTTACATACCCGCTTATATAGctgaaatatttaatataatttgtatgtatattatttaagtaaaaataatcaaaattatgttttaatatatcagCACAAGCTGGCTCATATATAAACGAATATACTCGCTTTATGCATTAAAATGTacaacatataaaaatatgccttaaacaaaaaaaaaaaaaaaatataaaaagcgaaaaattaaaaatcacaaggtaaaaattaataatactgttgctacaataaaaaaaaaatgttacgTGTAAAATGTAACAATACAATGATAGcaaaacattttaatgGAGATTATTACAATATCATCAATCAACTAAAAATGCACATGTTATgcttataaaatttgtgtAAAATCTggattttaatttattccAAGCAGCTTTCCAATCctattaatataatcttttaattgttcattcattttttaagtttttttttttgaattatattttgtttgtgcatatttattaattttgctttttttttttacataaaataataagtgTATTATCACTTGCTACTTATTATTACTCATTGCGTATTgccttttttttgtgtcaccttaaaaaaaataatatgcagATTGAATAAGAAAATAAGCATATTCGTAATATCGTAATATCGTAATATTGTAATATCGTAATAATTccctttatttttgttaaaaaaaattaatatttccttacaaaaatatttaaaaaataatataaaagcacttttttttactttgctttaaatttaatatatatggataGAACTTGTTTGTAAAACGAGCTAAAAACCAAAGttctatttatttttatatgccaTTCCCAATTTTGCAAAAATACAAAAGGAAGAAATTCatcaatattttaatattgataatattcactattttttatttattattttttcattttattatttttattttaccgtttggaaaaaataaacacatAGGCTTACCATAAGAGGAATGcccataaattattattatagccaaacataaaatttctagctttcttttaataaattacaaACATGAAGGGGAAAAGAAGTGGCACCCTTGCCAAAAGGTTTAATGACATGGTAAGTTATCCATATGCAACAAGTTTACACTTcgtattttaaataatttacaataaatatgtgcatatttaatatacatattctTTGTCAATTTATACATCCTTAAGTACTATGTAATGCATATGgctatatatgaatatatatttgcatattCAATTTTCTTTGCGCATTTGTTACATTCCTCTTTAAATAGTTTATAAccatgtatatattcatttcatttattatttaagctgttttcattttttatacttttcaTTTCTATATCAGACATATTTTGTGGCAGTTAAGATTTGCGATTATATCATAAGGCCATTCTTGTGCTATGGCTTCACCCCGCTGATATTTGGATACGGGCTTTATCACAACAATGAATTTACAGCCAATCCTTTTAAATTCATaccaaaaatattaataggATAAACTATGAACGATTTTTCCAACCATCCTTTGGGCCTATATAACTAGCAGGCTTTACAcacacatatgtatatgcataatgtggatatattaaaaagtatttGCTCaagcatattatattatgcaactatttgaaaataacaagctgtattatatgttattcgttttgtatttttttgtgtatgctcatattttaaattaaattcatAACACCAATTAATgctaataatttttttgtttgtatCTCCAACTTTTaacacaattttttaattacataattaaagaaaccttcttattaattttaaattttatattaaatatttttgaataaaaaaaaaatgaaaaatgcgAAATTCAAATGCAACATTCTCtcttaataatatagagaGAAAAGTCCGGCTGaccgatttttttttatcacatTATGAAAAGtaatttcaaaaatttaGCAGTTTCAACAAATtcgaaaaatatacatacaacatttttaataatttgcaACTTTAGAAATATCGAAAGgtaaattgttattatttgttatagccataagaaaaaatatgtatgctTATGCGAATTATGAGAAATGTGAAAAGCACCTTTAAAGCTAATGgatatttttaagttatatgtgcataaatataacatatataaagcatgtacatataagaaaatgcaccatatattcataaaacaattaaaCATCCCCACCATTTTGCTTATTTTAACTATACATGTTATTTAgattaaatgataaaaagaTTGCTTATCGCCCAATTGTCTCTACACATATTGCTACTTTGCAATAcagacaaaataaaaaatggaaaaagtAACTTGAAAATAACGGGGTGTAAACCTAAAGGACTAAAAATGAAAGCGAACAGAAAAACGCACAAACAAATGTACATAGGAATTGTTAACAgaacaaatattaaaaaatacaaaaaaacacaAGCACATttgaataatgaaatatttatttttgattttagtagaaaacttataaattataatctTGCCTTCGAATTACAAAACTTTTTACATCAATCCAAAATTATGTTACAACATGAAAACAGTTTAAATGCATCCGAATTagacaaatttaaaaattttaaaaataaacttgaaaaatatgatttttgttttatactTCAACATCCCCCATGCTATACATTAGGAAGTTCCGCAAATCCAAAAGACATACTTTTAAATGAagcaaattattatattgaaGATTTGggggatatatataaaaattcttatttatatacaattcaaaattttattaacaaatataaaagtattAAAGATGAAATAGATAAATCGGAAAActatgatgaaaaaaaagattattttcaaagttttgaaaaatatataaatgatcaaaataaaatacctATATATCGTATCAACAGAGGTGGTAAAGCAACATTTCATGGACCAGGACAATTagttttgtattttatatttaatttaaaaaattatcctTCTAATTATGCTGAAAGATATATTAACCttgataaagaaaattataataactCAGACAACAAATATACAACACACAACAACAATGATTATCCATTAGTCAATGAGATTAATCCTAATCCTTCAGTACATGTAGAACACTTATTTGATCTacataaaacaataatgaATTTCCAAAAAGTTGGTATGGatattatgaacaaattTTCAATCAAAACACACACAAAAGATGATTCAATTGGcgttttttataatgaaaaaaaacttatATCAATTGGTCttaaaattagaaaatatatatctatgCATGGTATgtcattaaattttaatgttaataaaaattttttgaaatatttattatcatgTGGTATGGATCATAGCAATTATATTTCACTACAAGAAATAGACAAAATAATCGAAAAGAGGAACATTGGAAAAAGTCAAATAGCTATACATAATTCATTGCTAAATGAATTGACAGCTAACTGTATAC
This sequence is a window from Plasmodium chabaudi chabaudi strain AS genome assembly, chromosome: 7. Protein-coding genes within it:
- a CDS encoding dicarboxylate/tricarboxylate carrier, putative, with translation MNNDIAAYDLESSSSPDVKKINNIKNEKSILSKIKPFGIGGMSGMFATFCIQPLDMVKVRIQLNAEGKNAIKNPFTITKNIIKDEGVLSLYKGLDAGLTRQVIYTTGRLGLFRTFSDIVKNEGEPLPFYKKCVCALAAGGIGAFLGNPADLSLIRLQADNTLPKELKRNYTGVFNAIYRITKEEGIFSLWKGSVPTIARAMSLNLGMLSTYDQSKEYLEYYLGVGMKTNLVASVISGFFAVTLSLPFDFVKTCMQKMKVDPVTNQMPYKNMLDCSYKLYKKGGISIFYASYGTYYVRIAPHAMITLVTMDYLNNLFKHI
- a CDS encoding DnaJ protein, putative, with the translated sequence MKRKSVNESVSPQGSSENIENLGGKGNKGKGNNNATDIYKNKLKFMRDNIILISIILSFFVLISFKYLEEKYSIESYLEEGDSFDYYEILKCKKGDSIQKIKKSYRDLSKIYHPDSNKNCKDCDQKFRDITKAYKTLSDSRLKEAYDNSRGKVLKLIESNSINLHWKNYTDLVENSNKYWIIQVYSDTDSLSLGFSKIWEEAYDKYHDYISFGRINALTDKKLINNKVPFNVKIYPTIYILSPDGTYQIYSNIYNANIKDFQNFITNYYPNHIHNLKALNRAYDYRKNFVEIKAKGNNPAITSTYIDKNNMVILLTNKTKQSLPVKHIAFEFNNIYNTYSIKYDEIKNISNDALKQEIINSLKKLSIKKEEYIAENEKIDYFLLVSSNSKVKAIRRISSTNIKHVYADALQNSIVEINSINVDSVCSTSGARHTYCYAIIMDQINSEDNINYLKQVYKNINSSHTHYTSKLGSESSEGQLFIQPVYILRKNMTGSFLKFVRDSKINMYDAFLLDYSANSYAPINEIKNLSNYSQDKKDITFLSNIYKDIEILNFEKIPIYFQPINVNWFYNTKKTFSYKLYNLFRNITKGQIILSSIVGLILYPNFKEYGKMKYLYLSSIFGATILLTSIKDVFMLLVN
- a CDS encoding mitochondrial import receptor subunit TOM7, putative codes for the protein MKGKRSGTLAKRFNDMTYFVAVKICDYIIRPFLCYGFTPLIFGYGLYHNNEFTANPFKFIPKILIG
- a CDS encoding lipoate-protein ligase B, putative, whose product is MIKRLLIAQLSLHILLLCNTDKIKNGKSNLKITGCKPKGLKMKANRKTHKQMYIGIVNRTNIKKYKKTQAHLNNEIFIFDFSRKLINYNLAFELQNFLHQSKIMLQHENSLNASELDKFKNFKNKLEKYDFCFILQHPPCYTLGSSANPKDILLNEANYYIEDLGDIYKNSYLYTIQNFINKYKSIKDEIDKSENYDEKKDYFQSFEKYINDQNKIPIYRINRGGKATFHGPGQLVLYFIFNLKNYPSNYAERYINLDKENYNNSDNKYTTHNNNDYPLVNEINPNPSVHVEHLFDLHKTIMNFQKVGMDIMNKFSIKTHTKDDSIGVFYNEKKLISIGLKIRKYISMHGMSLNFNVNKNFLKYLLSCGMDHSNYISLQEIDKIIEKRNIGKSQIAIHNSLLNELTANCIQSLKKNFNAKVKITNNIEDIFA